From Phragmites australis chromosome 5, lpPhrAust1.1, whole genome shotgun sequence, a single genomic window includes:
- the LOC133919742 gene encoding ankyrin repeat-containing protein At2g01680-like, with translation MDLPPLSHQALFAAVRSADAGAVRDLLADAEASGTSAALAAAQTDAGETALYVAAEAGSEEVVCLLLPLYDFEAATVRSRLDLDAFHVAAKQGHTGVVKEFLRRWPALCSVCDSSNTSPLYSAAVKDHLDVVNAILDTDDSCIRIVRKNGKTSLHTAARIGYHCVVKALIERDPGIVPIRDRKGQTALHMAVKGKNTDVVEELLMADDSILNVRDKKGNSALHIATRKWRPQMVQLLLSYESLEVNAINNQNETAMDLAEKVPYGESKIEIMEWLSEAGAKNARNVGRIDETSELRRTVSDIKHNVQAQLNENAKTNKRVTGIAKELRKLHREAVQNTINSVTMVAILIASIAFVAIFNLPGQYIQDVTNGGDIGEANIAKLTGFRVFCLLNATALFISLAVVVVQITLVAWDTGAQKRVIKIVNKLMWSACLSTCAAFISLAYVVVGPQHAWMAFTISAIGGPIMIGTLLFLAYLLLRPRFKFGLDRQRRIKRGSGSKSFSWSLHDGFSDPEAFSDHEKRIYAL, from the exons ATGGATCTCCCGCCGCTTTCCCAccaggcgctcttcgccgccgtCCGATCCGCCGACGCGGGCGCCGTCCGCGACCTCCTGGCCGACGCCGAGGCGTCGGGGACCTCGGCGGCGCTCGCCGCGGCACAGACGGACGCCGGGGAGACGGCGCTGTACGTCGCGGCGGAGGCCGGGAGCGAGGAGGTCGTGTGCCTACTCCTCCCGCTCTACGACTTCGAGGCCGCCACCGTCCGCTCCCGCCTCGACCTCGACGCCTTCCACGTTGCCGCCAAGCAAGGACAcaccg GGGTTGTGAAAGAGTTCTTGCGGCGGTGGCCGGCGCTTTGCTCAGTATGTGACTCTTCCAACACTAGTCCCCTTTACTCCGCTGCTGTAAAGGACCACTTGGATGTGGTTAATGCTATACTGGACACTGATGATAGCTGCATAAGGATTGTGCGGAAAAATGGGAAGACATCACTACATACTGCTGCAAGAATTGGATACCATTGTGTTGTCAAGGCACTTATAGAGAGGGATCCAGGGATCGTTCCGATCAGGGATAGGAAGGGACAAACTGCACTTCACATGGCTGTGAAAGGTAAAAATACAGATGTAGTTGAAGAGTTACTGATGGCTGATGATTCCATCCTCAATGTGCGTGACAAGAAGGGAAATTCAGCTTTGCACATAGCTACACGAAAATGGAGGCCCCAG ATGGTACAACTTCTGCTGAGCTACGAGTCTCTTGAAGTCAATGCTATCAATAATCAAAATGAAACAGCTATGGATTTGGCTGAGAAAGTTCCTTATGGTGAGTCTAAAATTGAAATAATGGAGTGGCTGTCAGAGGCTGGTGCAAAGAATGCCAGAAATGTGGGGAGAATTGATGAGACATCAGAACTCAGGAGAACTGTGAGTGATATCAAGCACAATGTTCAGGCACAGCTTAACGAGAATGCTAAGACCAATAAACGAGTGACAGGGATTGCCAAAGAGTTGCGTAAACTGCACAGAGAAGCTGTTCAGAACACTATCAATTCAGTTACCATGGTAGCAATCCTGATTGCCTCCATTGCATTTGTTGCCATATTCAATTTGCCAGGTCAATACATCCAGGATGTGACTAACGGGGGAGACATTGGTGAGGCCAACATAGCCAAGCTTACTGGTTTCCGCGTTTTCTGCCTTCTGAATGCCACTGCCCTTTTCATTTCCCTTGCGGTGGTCGTGGTGCAGATCACCTTGGTGGCCTGGGATACCGGTGCCCAGAAGCGAGTTATCAAGATTGTAAATAAGCTCATGTGGTCAGCATGCCTTAGTACATGCGCGGCTTTTATCTCGCTGGCCTATGTTGTAGTTGGTCCACAACATGCCTGGATGGCTTTCACCATATCAGCCATTGGAGGGCCGATCATGATCGGAACCCTCCTATTCCTAGCCTATTTGTTGTTGCGCCCACGATTCAAGTTTGGCTTAGACAGACAGCGGCGCATCAAGAGGGGAAGCGGCAGCAAGTCCTTCTCCTGGTCCCTCCATGATGGATTTTCAGACCCGGAAGCCTTCTCTGACCATGAGAAGAGGATCTATGCCCTGTAG